A segment of the Pseudalkalibacillus hwajinpoensis genome:
GAAAAAGAACTTGTAGAAAAAGAAGGGAAAATGTATGTCCGATTTGTCCCTCTTAGAGAAAAGCAAAATGAGATCCTTAACTTTTTTGACATCATTGCCAGAGGAAAAGATGGTGAAGACGAGGGACTAGATGTATTTGAGCGCAATTTCCTTGAAGAATCTATTAAAGCAGTTTTTGAGAATGCTGGTTTTACTTCTCATCCTTCTTCACTTTATGAAAATACTGTAGCTGAAATAGATGGACAATTGATCCAGTCTCAAGTGAGAAAGCCTGAACCTACTATTTCGGATATCAATAATCACCTTGTTGAAACATATGGAGAAGATAACAAAGCGGAAAGATTAATAGCGATAATTCGACCATTTCTTAAAGATGGTAGTAAGCCAATATTTGATGGCCAAACCTTCCTGGGTAAAGGAGTAACTCAATCTCTCACAAGTGCTCGGTTAATAAACTTTAATATCAGTCAAATGGAAGAAGGCTTTCTTCGTCCTATTGCCTATCACGTTATTCTTAACTATCTATGGGAGTATTTCGCAAAAGCAAGTGAGAACGCAACAAAGAAAAAGTACATTTATGCCGATGAACTTTGGCAATTTATTGATTCAGAAACAACCGTCACTTTCTTTGAAAAGGTTGCTCGTCGCGCTCGTAAGCGGAACTGCGGTTTATGTTGGGCAACTCAAGATTTTGTCAGGATATTAGAAAACCCAAAATCAAGGGGTATCCTTTCTTCCACCTTTACGATCCTCTTTATGGAGCAAAACAAAATTGATAGAAAGAAAGTTAAAGAGAATTTTGATTTAAGTGATGGGGAGTTAAATATCCTTTTTAACAATCCGGATAAAGGTGAAGGGATTTTGAGGACTGGTAAAAGTTCAGTCTGGTTGCAAACCAATCCTTCAGAAGATGAGTTAACCTTCATTGAGTCAAATGCTGCTGTCCTAGAGCAAATGATGAAACGTAAAAAGATGAAGCAGACGTAAGGAGGCGGTAACTATGATGGATATAATCGGCGATAAGCTCGCGGATGTATTTAATCCATTATTTTCAGTTATTTATGCATGGATTGTAAAGCCTTTTTTGGAACTCAAATTATTTAAGACGTTAATCTATGGAAGTTCTGAAGATGAAGATTTAGTATTTAATACTTTCACTCCTGATGAAATAGAAAAAATAGTGAAGCCAGGAATGGATGTCATAATGATATTAGCCGTGTTTTTACTGCTAATCGCTATAGTTTTGGCGGGAATGAAAATGTCCTCTGTCGCCATCAATCCTGCTAATCGGACATATATTATTGAATTCTTTAAGGATTTCGCGATCGTTGCCATTCTTTTATTAAACTTACCAACACTTTATAGCTTGATTTTTGGAGTAAACGACGCTATTATCTCTGTCTTTTCCGTAGCTCATGACGATGCTCTCATGGAAATGAAAGAAACCATTGAGCCGGGTGATGACGTCCTAGGTCAGATGATCATTCAACTTTGTTTACTCGGTCTTTTTATTTGGGGTAATTTTTATTACATGATGAGGAAGTTAACACTAGTCTTATTTATGATACTAGGACCGCTTATGGCAGTTATGCTTCTTATCCCCCAAACAAAAGGAATCACGATTGGGTGGTTAAAAGAATTCATTGGTACCGTTTTTGTTCAATCAGTTCATGCCTGTCTTTACTGGGTTATTGCTCTAATGAGTATTACAGAAAGTGGACTTGAAGCAGTAATTCTCTATATTATTTTCATTCCTACCGCAGAAGCACTTCGATCATTATTAGGTTTAGGAGGACAAATGAGTAATGGACTTTCAAAAGCAGGCGCAATGTTTGGAATGTCAGCTCTTGCAGGTATGTATGGAAGTATCAAAGGTGCTGCTAATGATAAGTCAGTGACTGGTGCTTTGCGTGGTGCTGCTAATGGAGTTAAAGATGGTGCAGGACGTACTGGCGAATCGGGTTCAGATGAAAACACAGAAAATAACGTTAAAAGCGCCCTCGGTGGAAATACCGGAACCGACACGGGTACAAACTCTCTTGCTGAAAGAATGTTAAAACCAGGTGATGTAACTAGTAAAATGGGAAAAATGGCACTTGGTATGGCTGGTTCTATTGCTGGCTCTCCTATGGGACCTGCAGGAGCTATAGCTGGTTCAACAGTAGGCTTTGGTGTAGGAGGAGTTGTTGGAGGTGTAGCTGGTCGTGTAGGTGGAGCAGGAGTAGAAGGAGTCAAATTAGGTGCTAAACAGCTAGCTAAAGGCGCGAAAAGCGGTTGGCAAAATGCCAAGGATAGTTACAATGCAGAATCACTAGCTGATGAAAAATTAGCTAACGAACTTGCCGATGCTGATACCACTTCCTGGGCTTCCAACAATAAAGAACAATTTATGGAACAAATGAAAGAAAAGTTTCCAGACGCTCATGAGGAATCTTTAGAAGGAATGTGGAATAGCAAAGTCAACGACAAGAAAAGCGATTTCTTAAAACAAGCACGTCAAACGGTTGGCGATATTAAAAAGAATGATGGTGCTTTTGGTAAGGCACAACAGGTCGCAGATAAAGCAACCGGTCGTTTAACTGAAGCATGGGCAGATAACAATAAAGAGCACTTTATGAATGAGTACGATAGAAATAACCCTATAACGGAAGAGAATGACCTAGCTACACACAACATGAATAAACAAGCCTCATGGAATAACGCTCTTGAGAACAAGAGAAATGAAATCGCTGATCTTTCGAACGAAACTGCTAAAAGCATGAGTAACGGTCTCCCTGAAAACCACGCCTACATTAATAAAGAAGATTTTGCGAATATGGTCGGCGCTAAAATGTTAAACAATGAGAAATCAGCATTTAAAGAGCAATACCGTGAGCAATTTAATCCGGACGCTACGGATAATGAAATCGACTCGCATTTTGATCAACAGCATGGTGGTCAGAGAGAAGCTTATGTCTTAGCAGCTATGGGAGCTGTTAAAGGAAATAAACCTGTTAAAGCAAGTGATTTGGTCAATGAGTCTACTGAAAATATGACTCAGCAATGGGCAAGTGATAACAAAGAACAGTTCGTTTCAGCTTATCAACATAATAATCCTTCCGCTAGTCCTCAAGAGGTATCAGAAGCATGGGAGAAGGAATTAAGGAGCCAAAAAGCTGTATTCTCTAACGTGTCTAATAAGGCAGCTAAAAGTATGACAGATGGAAACGATCTTTCACAAAACATTGATCCTAATCAGTACGCAGAGCATGTAGGAAATGAACTATATAATAGCGAAAAGGCCAAGCATGTGGCTTCAGCCCCTCCTATGAGTGAAATGCAACAGGAGAAGCGATTTGATGAAGAGCATGGCGATAAAAGGCAACAATATATTCAGTCTGCTAAAAAATCCGTTTCCACAGATTCCGGAGTTCAAAATGCTCAATCTCTTGCAACTGCTTCGGCAGACAATATAACAAAGCAATGGGCGGACCAAAATAAAAATCAATTTGTGACTACTTATAAACAGAGTAATCCAGGTAGTAGCGAAGAGGAAGTTGAAACAGCGTGGAGTAATGCTGTTAAATCGAAACGTACTGAACTTGGAAACATTGCCAATACGGTCGCGAGTAAAATGGCGAACGGTAAAGATCTTAGCTCTACAAACATTGATTCTGATCAATTTGCCAATAATGTTGGTCAACAAGTATATGACAATGAGAAGGCAGCTTATGTAACTACTTCTACTTCAAATTTACAGAAAGAGTTTGATGAAAACAATCGAGATAAAAAAGAACAATTAGTTCAAACTGCAAAGCGTTCAATTTCTAATTCACAAGGAAGCCCTAATGCTCAATCACTTGCTTCTACTTCAGCTGAGAATATGACAAAAGAGTGGTCTGACAACAATAAAGGACAATTTATCACCTCATATAAACAAAGTAATCCTGGCAAAAGTGAAGCGGAAGTTGAGAAAGCTTGGAGCGAAGCGGTAAGTGGTAAAAAACAAGAATTTGTTGGTATGACCAATATGGTTGCAAGTAAAATGTCAAATGGGAAAGATCCATCTTCCACAGAAATTAATCCAGACCAATTTGCTACTAATCTTGGAAAGCAAATGTATGACAAAGAAAAAGCAAATCATGTTTCTTCCGCTACAGGTACTATACAAAAAGAATTTGATAATAATTTTGGTAGCACAAAACAAGATTATATACAATCTGCTAAGCAATCGATACCTACTAAAAACGCTAACCAAAATGCTCAAACTTTAGCTACTACATCTGCAGATCATATGACAAACGAGTGGTCTGCGAATAACAAAGGACAATTCGTTACTTCTTACAAGCAAAGTAATCCTGGCAAAAGTGAGGAAGAAGTTGAGATTGCATGGGATAACGCTTCGAAAGAAAAGAGAAAAGAATTTGTTAGTATGGCTAATTCCGTCGCGAGTAAAATGACGAATGGTAAGGATATTTCATCTACTAATATTAGTACTGATCAATTCGCTACTAATTTAGGACAAAGAATGTATGACAATGAAAAAGCAAACTATGTAGCCTCTGCTCCTCGTAAATTGTCTAACGAGCAAATAGAATTAGAATTTGATAAACAGAATGGATCTAAAAGAGTAGCTTATGTCCAATCTGCAGAAAAAGCAGTAGGGAATTTCACGAAGGTTAATGCTTCGCAATTAGCTAACGAAACTGCGGAAAACATGACTAATGATTGGGCAAATAAAAACCAATCGAACTTCTCTAAGGATTACAAGGTTCAAAAGCCTGGTGCAAGTCCAGCTGAGGTTGACGTAGCATGGACCAAACAAGTTGATGATAAACGAAAAGAAATGATCACCGTAACAACTGGTTTGGCTCAGAAAATGAGCAATGGCCAATCGATTCAAAATACTCAACTAGATAGTAAGACTTTTGCAGGTAATTTAGGAAAAGAACTATACGAAAATGAAAAGATGAATTATCGATCGAATTACAAACAACAAGCTAGCGCTTCAGACCAACAGCTTGAAATTGAATTTGAGAAGGGACAAGCAGGAACAGGGAGAGCTTATTTCAAAGCTGCTCGAAATGCTGTAAAAGATGTTAATGGTGCCCAAATTTATGATAAGTCCGATCTATCTCATGAAGTAAATACTCCTTATCTTGTTTCTCAATTGGCAACCAGGGCAACTAATCAGGAGAAGCAGAAATATATTACGGAACAGATTTCTAATATCGTTCCTAAAAATGTGGCGGAAGAAAATTGGCAAACACAAAAAGCTGGTCCTACTTATCAAAGAAACCTCAAAAGTGTTTCTTCTCAACTACCTAATCGGATTCCTCTGGATAAACGAATTAATGATGGAGCCGTTAAAAAAATGGTAGGCGCCGGTTATAACGGTGGGGTTCACGCCATTTCTTCAACTCTGGAACTTCCTAAAATCACGAATTTTGTACAAGATACAAAATTAGGTAAATTGGCTGTTGCTGGAACACAAGGAGCGCAAGCAGGCTATCAAAATGCTTTATTAAATCCTCCGAATGGTGTCGTTTCTAAAGCAATAAATCCCATTGTCGGTGGTACTTCTGGAGCAATGTCTGCTATGAAAACATCTTTCCAAGAAAAACATGTACCAGAAAATGCGGTTGAAAAGCAAGCAGGTTTCAGAAATGCTGCTGCTTACGCAACGGGTATCGTTGGTGGAGTACGAGGTTATAAGAAAGCTAGCACCCTAGCATCTAAACATAATCCATATAATCGCCCGGTTAATGATCAAATCGCAGAAGTATCGGATATCAAGCATCTAGCCCAACAGGTTGATGACGGTAACGGAAATATGGAAATTGCTAAAGGTTCCGTTCAAATGGTCACGACAAACGACAAAAGCTTTATACAAGTACGTGATCGTACTGGCCAAACACGGGTTATTTCTAGGCATGGTTCCGGAGATAGTGCATTGAAGGAAGGAGATACAGTATATCAGGATTTAACTGTTAAGGATGATACTTTATTACAAGATTCTAACCCATATCGTTATGATTCTGCCGGTGGAAAATCTGAATTAAATCGTCGTATTAACGTTTCTCCTAATAATTTGTTGGCAAATCGAAATACACGAAAAAATCCAAGAGTCGTTCAAGAAGTTCAGGCTTATAATCAGCAAGTCGATAGTGGACAATTCTATTCCAATGATGTTCAAACTCAAATGAAAGACCTGAAAATGGTAGTAACAAAAGAGCGCAGCTATATGATAGGAACAGATAGTCAAGGACAAAACCATCGTGTTTCTCCGTATGGATCAGGAGATGCTCGTTTAAATCCAAATGAAGCACGTAAAGTAAATTATTCTGTTAGAAACAGAAGATATAATCAGGAAGATGCATTCGATGAAGCAGATGAATCTATTAGTTACACTACATCTCTTACCCCGGATGATTTGATTCCAGTTAAGAGCAATAAAAGAGCATCTCGAAGGAATGATTTTGAGGCGGTAAGGCATAAGTCTCTTGGAGGTACTTTTTAATGGCACTTCCAAAACCTCCCGACGAGAATCAAGGGTCGCAACTACAGCAGATTGCGAAAGATAAAATTAAAAATGCTGCCGCTAAAAAAGGTAGAAAACTAGCTAAAAAGATTGCAAAAAAGGGTGCTAAATTAGCTCTTAAAGTTGTTAAACACGCAGTGGCCGCTTTAGTAAAACTTCTATTATCCTTATTGGGAGGCGTTAGCCTCCCTGTAATAGGGATCATGATTGGAGTATTTGTAGTAATTGTGGTTGCTTTTATGGTTTCTTCTCTAATGTTTGGAACAGGAACAGGATTAGAAGGGGATGAATTAGACCTTCATAAGTATATAGTTGAACAATCAGAAGGAACTGTCGATATGGATGACCCCCTTCAAAGGCCATATAGAGTACCTGAAGAATTAATAGCAGCTGTTATTCAATTGGATACGGTTAAACAAAAAGATGAAGATGAAATTAAGGAACTCATAAGAACAATGGCTGATGCACTCGCTCCAGAATTTATGTATGATGACTTCAACGAATGGACGGAAACGAAAACCAAAGTATGTGAAGATGGAGACTGTGGCTCTTGGAGCAAAGTAAAAAGAAAAGATAAGTGGGTTACCAAATTAACCTCGGTTGATTACTGGAATGGTTCGACAACCTTTACCCACACTCAAAGAACCACTGATTGGAAAAGTAAAACAAAAGTAAGCTATCGAACGGACACTTGGACTGAGACTGAGGAGTACGAAGTCACAGAACGATATCCTTACGTAACTTATGAAAATGGTGTGAGAGTAATTAGGTATCGCGATCGTGTTGTTACGAAAACGCGAGAAGTAGAAAAATCAAAGAAAGTAAAAATCGAAACAACAACTAAAACACGTTATCAAAAATTCGACACCTCTGAAAACACTACTGAAGATTACAGCACATTTGATGCTATTTTGAATTCAAATGGATTTACTATGAATGATAAAAGGGTCGTAGAAATTAATTATCTTTTTGCAGATGGACAAATGGCTTATATTGACTGGCTATCAGGTATGGGAAGTGGATTTGGAAATTATACTGGGTTTGATGGAACTATCATTCCTGGGGAGGGAGTACCTCCACAATACATGCCATTCTACTTAGAGGCAGAAAAAAAATATGCAGTAGATTGGTTTGTTTTAGCAGCTATTCATTTTGTAGAGACCGGTTTCTCTACCCACCCAACTATGACTTCAGGAGTTGGGGCAGAAGGTCCGTTTCAGTTTATGAAATGTACTTGGCTAGGATGGGCATACCCAGGTTGTACTGGCGGTTTAGGGAATGCTTCTATCCCAAATGAAATTAAAACTAATCCTGCAATGATCAATAGATATAATGGATATGGTCGAGATGCAAATGGAGATGGAAAAGCAGATCCTTGGGATATTGAAGATGCAGTAGCAACAGCGGCTTATTATTTATCAAAAAACGGGTATTCCTTAGATCAACGCAAAGCAGTATATGCTTACAACCATGCAGGTTGGTATGTTGATAAAGTCATGAAAAATGCTGATAAGTTCAAATCACAGGCTACGTATGTACCAGGTGAAGGCAATCTACCTCCCGCTACTAGTGGTGATTTTATGAGACCAGCTACAGGTAGTATTACATCAGGGTATGGAGGAAGATGGGGGAAGCTCCACGCTGGTGTAGATATTGGTGGAGGTGGAAGAACTCAAGCAGTTCCAATTGTTGCAGCTGCTGATGGTGTAGTAGTGCGATCATACCTTTCAAGTTCCTATGGTAATTGCGTTATTATAAGGCACAAAATAAATGGTGTGCAATATGAAACGCTTTATGCTCACATGACTCACAGGACCGTTGCAAATGGGCAAACGGTTAGTAAAGGACAAATGTTAGGGAATATGGGTAATACAGGTCATTCGACCGGAAAACATCTACACTTCGAAGTCCATAAGGGTTCTTGGAACATAAATAAATCCGATAGTATAGACCCTGTGCTAGTAGTGCCATTTTAGTCTAATACTGTCGAATTATGTCGAATATATTATTAAATTACAAAAGAATCCTTAAATTACAAAATAAAATATTTAATTCTCTATAATAAAGAATCCTTAATTTAGTTAGCTTATATTTATTATACTACCTAAAGTTTTAAATGCAAATTTTAATGAAATCCCTTCAAGGAGTTAAAATGAAAAAAATTATATTAAGTTGTCTTAGTTTGATGACAATCACTGTGGTAATTTCCTTGTTAGTTTATTTAGGTAGAGACCATGCAGAAGAGCTTCCTATAAATAAAGAATCTCAAAATGAAATATTACAAGAGATTAAAAAAGTTGAAGCTCAAGAGGAGATAGTAAGGAAATGGGTGAATACTTCGGATTATGATGGAGGGTTTGTAGATCATCCCGATGAAGAGATTTTAGCTAAATACAAAAATAAGAAGGGAGTAGTTGAATATCTTTTCGCCACAGTTTTAATGGATAATCCTGAACTCTTTATCCAGGCATTTGATACTGAAACTATCTCAAAGGACTTATTTAAAGATGATGAAATAGATAAAAAGATAGTAGCGCAAAGAATGATGGATCGTATCTCCAGAAACAAAACGCTGGTCGGAGTTGGCTATACACCACTAAAAGGTTCTTTTGGAGCAGAGAAGGATGAGTCAAAAGTAATTTTGCGTTATAAAGATGATTTAGAGGTTAGCTTAGAACTTAGCTTTGTTAAAGGTGGTACAGCCCATGCAGAGGATGATGAAATTTATTCAGTTAGCACTTCTGCCTGGGACATGATTGATCAAATAGAATCGCACTAACCTTTAATGGTTAGTGCGATTCTTGTTTTTATAATACTGAATTTCTTTTGAAGTTAAATACTTATACAGCGTACTATAGGATGGAAGGTTGTTCGTCCTGGCATATTGGTTCCAATACTCTCTACTTACAAAAAAGTCAATATGGTCATTGAGAATCTGCTCAATATCACTTTTAGTATACCCGCTTTTCCTTATCTTTGAAGCAGGAGGCAAGTTGAGTGCTTCACGAGTAGAGTTCCATGAACCAAACTCGTTAATATACGTTTGAGGTGAAGGAAGGTGTTGCTCACTAGCATACTTTTCCCATCTTCTCTTTGTTGAGAAATGGTTGATATTCTTCTTACCAATATGGATTAAT
Coding sequences within it:
- a CDS encoding peptidoglycan DD-metalloendopeptidase family protein, which produces MALPKPPDENQGSQLQQIAKDKIKNAAAKKGRKLAKKIAKKGAKLALKVVKHAVAALVKLLLSLLGGVSLPVIGIMIGVFVVIVVAFMVSSLMFGTGTGLEGDELDLHKYIVEQSEGTVDMDDPLQRPYRVPEELIAAVIQLDTVKQKDEDEIKELIRTMADALAPEFMYDDFNEWTETKTKVCEDGDCGSWSKVKRKDKWVTKLTSVDYWNGSTTFTHTQRTTDWKSKTKVSYRTDTWTETEEYEVTERYPYVTYENGVRVIRYRDRVVTKTREVEKSKKVKIETTTKTRYQKFDTSENTTEDYSTFDAILNSNGFTMNDKRVVEINYLFADGQMAYIDWLSGMGSGFGNYTGFDGTIIPGEGVPPQYMPFYLEAEKKYAVDWFVLAAIHFVETGFSTHPTMTSGVGAEGPFQFMKCTWLGWAYPGCTGGLGNASIPNEIKTNPAMINRYNGYGRDANGDGKADPWDIEDAVATAAYYLSKNGYSLDQRKAVYAYNHAGWYVDKVMKNADKFKSQATYVPGEGNLPPATSGDFMRPATGSITSGYGGRWGKLHAGVDIGGGGRTQAVPIVAAADGVVVRSYLSSSYGNCVIIRHKINGVQYETLYAHMTHRTVANGQTVSKGQMLGNMGNTGHSTGKHLHFEVHKGSWNINKSDSIDPVLVVPF